One Mycobacterium kubicae genomic window carries:
- a CDS encoding lysophospholipid acyltransferase, which translates to MTVREVGRVGVRKVLQRTGIVEESGTALPTDPDEVAQLLSAKWFGDRLNALADELSREPASVRAEAASYLREMAASLNERPVQAWRGFSRWLMRAYDVLVDEDQIAALRKLDRKATLAFAFSHRSYLDGLLLPEAIVANRLSPALTFGGSNLNFFPMGGWAKRTGTIFIRRQTKDIPVYRFVLRAYAAQLVQNHANLTWSIEGGRTRTGKLRPPVFGILRYLTDAVDEIDGPEAYLIPTSIVYDQLHEVAAMTNEAYGAVKRPEDFRFLIRLARQQGERLGRAYLDFGEPLPLRKRLEELRAEESATGTEVERIALDVEHRINRATPVTPTAVVSLALLGADRSLSISEVLATVQPLASYIAARNWTVAGAADLTNRSTIRWTLHQMVASGVLSVYDAGTEAVWGICPDKHLVAAFYRNTAIHILVDRAIAETALLAAVEVGETAGSAGDGSVAPATVRDEALRLRELLKFEFLFSARAQFEKELADEVRLIGAVDTSKAADAGAVRGLLESADVLLAHLVLRPFLDAYHIVADRLAALEDESLDEEAFLAECLEVGKQWELQRRIANAESRSMELFKTALRLARHRELVDGSDPEHIAKRRQEFADEIAAATRRVNVIAELARTRVRRAVAPAP; encoded by the coding sequence ATGACAGTGCGCGAAGTCGGCCGGGTCGGAGTACGAAAAGTACTGCAGCGCACCGGAATCGTCGAGGAATCCGGCACCGCGTTGCCAACCGACCCCGACGAGGTCGCCCAACTGCTCAGCGCCAAGTGGTTCGGCGATCGGCTCAACGCCCTTGCCGACGAGCTGAGCCGCGAACCCGCCAGCGTGCGCGCCGAGGCCGCAAGTTATCTGCGCGAAATGGCGGCGTCGCTCAACGAACGACCGGTACAGGCCTGGCGCGGCTTCAGTCGCTGGCTGATGCGGGCCTACGACGTTCTGGTCGACGAGGACCAGATCGCCGCGCTGCGCAAACTGGACCGCAAGGCGACGCTGGCGTTCGCCTTCTCGCACCGCTCCTACCTGGACGGGTTGCTGCTTCCCGAGGCGATCGTCGCGAACCGGCTTTCACCGGCGCTCACCTTCGGCGGATCGAACCTGAATTTCTTCCCCATGGGCGGCTGGGCCAAGCGCACCGGAACCATTTTCATCAGGCGCCAGACCAAGGACATCCCGGTCTACCGCTTCGTATTGCGCGCTTACGCAGCACAACTGGTGCAAAATCACGCCAACCTCACCTGGTCGATCGAAGGTGGACGCACCCGCACCGGCAAGCTGCGTCCCCCGGTGTTCGGGATTCTGCGCTACCTCACCGATGCGGTCGACGAAATCGACGGACCGGAAGCGTATCTGATCCCCACCTCCATCGTGTACGACCAGTTGCACGAGGTGGCGGCCATGACCAACGAGGCCTACGGCGCCGTGAAGCGACCCGAGGACTTCCGCTTCCTGATCAGGCTGGCTCGCCAGCAAGGCGAACGGCTCGGCCGCGCGTATCTCGACTTCGGAGAACCCCTTCCGCTGCGCAAGCGCCTCGAGGAACTGCGCGCCGAAGAATCGGCGACCGGAACCGAAGTCGAGCGCATCGCTTTGGACGTCGAACACCGAATCAACCGTGCTACGCCGGTGACGCCCACCGCGGTGGTGAGCCTGGCGCTGCTCGGTGCGGACCGATCCCTGTCCATCAGTGAAGTGCTGGCCACCGTGCAACCCTTGGCCAGCTACATCGCGGCACGCAACTGGACGGTGGCTGGTGCCGCCGATCTGACGAACCGGTCGACCATCCGCTGGACCCTGCACCAGATGGTCGCCTCGGGCGTGCTCAGTGTCTACGACGCCGGGACCGAGGCGGTATGGGGAATCTGCCCGGATAAGCACCTGGTTGCGGCTTTCTACCGCAACACGGCGATCCACATCCTCGTCGACCGCGCCATCGCCGAGACGGCGTTGCTTGCGGCCGTAGAAGTCGGAGAGACCGCGGGGAGCGCGGGGGATGGCTCGGTGGCACCGGCAACGGTCCGTGACGAGGCGCTGCGGCTGCGGGAGCTGCTCAAGTTCGAGTTCTTGTTCTCCGCCCGCGCGCAGTTCGAGAAGGAGCTAGCCGACGAGGTTCGCTTGATCGGTGCGGTCGACACCAGCAAGGCCGCCGACGCCGGTGCGGTGCGAGGGTTACTGGAATCGGCCGACGTGTTGCTGGCGCATCTGGTGCTGCGGCCCTTCCTGGACGCCTACCACATCGTCGCCGACCGGCTGGCCGCCCTGGAAGACGAATCTCTCGACGAAGAAGCATTTCTGGCCGAATGCCTCGAGGTGGGCAAGCAGTGGGAGCTGCAACGCAGGATCGCCAACGCGGAGTCGCGGTCGATGGAGCTGTTCAAAACCGCCCTGCGGTTGGCCCGGCATCGGGAGCTGGTCGACGGTTCCGACCCTGAACACATCGCCAAGCGGCGTCAAGAATTCGCCGACGAGATTGCCGCCGCCACCCGGCGGGTGAATGTGATCGCCGAACTCGCCAGAACGCGGGTCAGGCGCGCGGTTGCTCCAGCACCCTGA